Proteins co-encoded in one Pseudarthrobacter chlorophenolicus A6 genomic window:
- a CDS encoding DUF3046 domain-containing protein → MRLSDYWRLMDDEFGAGYSRVLSSTLVLSGVGGRTADQALAAGVEPRRVWLALCDVQDVPAERRLGRDIKPRRD, encoded by the coding sequence ATGCGATTGAGCGACTATTGGCGGCTGATGGATGACGAGTTCGGCGCGGGCTATTCCCGTGTCCTGAGCAGCACCCTGGTCCTGTCCGGCGTTGGCGGCAGGACCGCTGACCAGGCCCTGGCCGCGGGCGTAGAGCCGCGCAGGGTCTGGCTCGCCCTGTGCGACGTCCAGGACGTGCCGGCGGAACGGCGCCTCGGCAGGGATATCAAACCGCGCCGCGACTAG